A DNA window from Streptomyces sp. B21-083 contains the following coding sequences:
- a CDS encoding glycerophosphodiester phosphodiesterase, with the protein MGTLESNGHAQGESAGTGRRTLLGAAMLGAGGAVLGLPGAARADAQVAGQDAHRDVKHGGGGLKSLPVPTIIGHRGASGYRPEHTFASYQLALDLGADVVEAGDLVPTKDGHLVCRHEPEIGGTTDVAAHPEFASRRTTKVLDGVPVTGWFTEDFTLAELKTLRAVERIPANRPHNTLYDGRWEIPTFEEVLRWQDEQTRKRGKQVWIYPETKHPTYFRALGLGLEERVAKLLRKHGKDKKNSPVILQSFEPTSIQRLNRLVDNPLVVLLSAANTQPWDFVATGDPRTVADLIKPAGLKEIASYAQGIGPTLDLVIPKDATGALTSPTTLVADAHKAGLVLHPYTMRNENPFLPANFRKGTDADAYGDAFGAYRTYFATGIDGVFTDNADTGVLARADFLND; encoded by the coding sequence ATGGGCACGCTGGAGTCGAACGGACATGCGCAGGGGGAGTCCGCGGGGACAGGGCGGCGGACGCTGCTCGGTGCCGCGATGCTGGGTGCGGGCGGCGCGGTCCTCGGGCTGCCCGGCGCGGCGCGAGCCGACGCCCAGGTCGCCGGGCAGGACGCGCACCGGGACGTGAAGCACGGAGGCGGTGGCTTGAAGAGCCTGCCCGTACCGACGATCATCGGCCACCGGGGTGCCAGCGGCTACCGCCCGGAGCACACCTTCGCCTCGTACCAACTGGCCCTCGATCTCGGCGCCGACGTCGTCGAGGCCGGCGACCTGGTCCCCACCAAGGACGGCCACCTCGTCTGCCGCCACGAGCCCGAGATCGGCGGGACCACCGACGTCGCCGCCCACCCCGAGTTCGCGAGCCGCAGGACGACCAAGGTTCTGGACGGGGTCCCGGTCACCGGCTGGTTCACCGAGGACTTCACCCTCGCCGAGCTGAAGACGCTGCGCGCGGTCGAGCGCATTCCGGCCAACCGCCCGCACAACACCCTCTACGACGGCCGCTGGGAGATCCCCACCTTCGAAGAGGTTCTCCGCTGGCAGGACGAGCAGACCCGCAAGCGCGGCAAGCAGGTCTGGATCTACCCCGAGACCAAGCACCCCACCTACTTCCGCGCCCTCGGCCTGGGCCTTGAGGAGCGGGTCGCGAAGCTGCTGCGCAAGCACGGCAAGGACAAGAAGAACTCGCCGGTGATCCTCCAGTCCTTCGAACCGACCAGCATCCAGCGCCTGAACCGGCTGGTGGACAACCCGCTCGTCGTCCTCCTCTCCGCCGCGAACACCCAGCCCTGGGACTTCGTGGCGACCGGCGACCCGCGCACGGTCGCCGACCTGATCAAGCCGGCCGGTCTCAAGGAGATCGCCTCGTACGCGCAGGGCATCGGCCCGACCCTCGACCTGGTCATCCCGAAGGACGCGACGGGCGCGCTCACCTCCCCGACCACCCTGGTCGCGGACGCGCACAAGGCGGGCCTGGTCCTGCACCCGTACACCATGCGCAACGAGAACCCCTTCCTCCCGGCGAACTTCCGCAAGGGCACGGACGCGGACGCCTACGGAGACGCCTTCGGCGCGTACCGGACGTACTTCGCGACGGGCATCGACGGCGTCTTCACCGACAACGCCGACACGGGCGTGCTGGCCCGCGCGGACTTCCTGAACGACTGA
- a CDS encoding lysophospholipid acyltransferase family protein yields MSRFALIKAVLGPIMRLMFRPRVEGVEHIPGDGPVILAGNHLTFIDSMILPLVCDRQVVFIGKDEYVTGEGFKGRLMAWFFTGVGMIPVDRDGANGGVAALMTGRRVLEEGRMFGIYPEGTRSPDGRLYRGRTGIARLTLMTGAPVVPFAMIGTDKLQPGGAGMPRPGRVTVRFGEAMEFSRYEGMDRDRYVLRAVTDSVMTEVMRLSGQEYVDMYATKAKAA; encoded by the coding sequence TTGTCCCGCTTCGCGCTCATCAAGGCAGTGCTCGGACCGATCATGCGCCTGATGTTCCGCCCACGGGTGGAGGGTGTGGAGCACATCCCCGGCGACGGCCCGGTGATCCTCGCCGGCAACCACCTCACGTTCATCGACTCGATGATCCTGCCCCTGGTCTGCGACCGGCAGGTCGTGTTCATCGGCAAGGACGAGTACGTCACCGGCGAGGGGTTCAAGGGCCGCCTCATGGCCTGGTTCTTCACCGGCGTCGGCATGATCCCGGTGGACCGGGACGGGGCCAACGGCGGTGTCGCGGCGCTGATGACCGGCCGCCGGGTGCTGGAGGAGGGCCGCATGTTCGGGATCTACCCCGAGGGCACCCGCTCCCCCGACGGCCGCCTCTACCGTGGCCGCACCGGCATCGCCCGGCTGACGCTGATGACGGGCGCGCCGGTGGTGCCGTTCGCGATGATCGGCACGGACAAGTTGCAGCCGGGCGGGGCGGGGATGCCCCGGCCGGGGCGGGTCACGGTGCGGTTCGGTGAGGCGATGGAGTTCTCTCGGTACGAGGGGATGGATCGGGACCGGTATGTGCTGCGGGCGGTGACGGACTCGGTGATGACTGAGGTCATGCGGTTGTCGGGGCAGGAGTATGTGGATATGTACGCGACGAAGGCCAAGGCCGCGTAG
- the cbiE gene encoding precorrin-6y C5,15-methyltransferase (decarboxylating) subunit CbiE, whose protein sequence is MADRVTVIGWDGSPLTATARSALGAATLVAGAAHHLALPEVPPAAERVRLGSVSLAARRIAGHRGTAVVLADGDPGFFGVVRTLRDPEFGLEVEVVPAVSPVATAFARAGMPWDDAQVVVAHRRTLRRAVNVCRAHAKVAVLTSPGAGPAELGLLLAGVHRTFVICEELGTEREKITILTSDKAADRIWRNPNVVIVIGPAAPSGDSGWLAGRDPAAGPRGWALPTEAYGHSSTAGGPPAPGDGETELLRAAQLARLGPRVGDLVWDIGCGSGAFATDAARSGAAVIAVDRNVDACARTDFAARRFGVQLQIVRGEAPHILEDLPEPDVVRVGGGGAAVVSAVADRRPQRIVTHAATRDDAELIGRVLTEHGYQVECALLQSVELDTRAWTETERSVAFLLTGELRRREAPR, encoded by the coding sequence ATGGCCGACCGGGTCACGGTGATCGGTTGGGACGGCTCACCCCTGACCGCCACGGCACGCTCCGCCCTCGGCGCCGCCACGCTGGTGGCCGGCGCGGCGCACCATCTCGCGCTCCCCGAAGTACCCCCGGCCGCCGAACGCGTCCGCCTCGGCAGCGTCTCCCTCGCCGCCCGCCGCATCGCCGGCCATCGCGGCACCGCCGTCGTCCTCGCCGACGGTGACCCCGGCTTCTTCGGGGTCGTACGCACCCTGCGCGACCCCGAGTTCGGCCTGGAGGTCGAGGTCGTCCCCGCCGTGTCCCCGGTGGCCACCGCGTTCGCCCGCGCGGGCATGCCCTGGGACGACGCACAGGTGGTCGTCGCGCACCGCCGGACCCTGCGCCGCGCGGTCAACGTGTGCCGCGCCCACGCCAAGGTCGCCGTCCTCACCTCACCCGGTGCCGGCCCCGCCGAACTCGGCCTGCTCCTCGCCGGAGTGCACCGCACCTTCGTCATCTGCGAGGAACTGGGCACCGAGCGCGAAAAGATCACGATCCTCACCTCCGACAAGGCCGCCGACCGCATCTGGCGCAACCCGAACGTCGTCATCGTCATCGGCCCGGCCGCTCCGAGCGGGGACAGCGGCTGGCTCGCCGGCCGCGACCCGGCGGCGGGCCCGCGCGGCTGGGCCCTGCCCACCGAGGCGTACGGCCACAGCTCCACCGCGGGCGGCCCGCCGGCCCCCGGCGACGGTGAGACGGAGCTGCTGCGGGCCGCCCAACTCGCGCGTCTGGGACCGCGCGTGGGCGACCTAGTCTGGGACATCGGCTGCGGCAGCGGAGCCTTCGCCACCGACGCGGCCCGCAGCGGCGCCGCCGTCATCGCCGTCGACCGGAACGTGGACGCCTGCGCCCGCACCGACTTCGCCGCCCGCCGCTTCGGCGTCCAGCTCCAGATCGTGCGCGGCGAGGCCCCGCACATCCTGGAGGACCTCCCCGAGCCCGATGTCGTCCGCGTCGGCGGCGGGGGAGCGGCGGTCGTCTCCGCGGTCGCCGACCGGCGCCCGCAGCGCATCGTGACGCATGCGGCGACCCGCGACGACGCCGAACTCATCGGCCGCGTCCTGACCGAGCACGGCTACCAGGTCGAGTGCGCCCTGCTCCAGTCCGTCGAACTCGACACCCGGGCCTGGACGGAGACGGAACGGAGCGTCGCGTTCCTGCTCACCGGAGAATTGCGGCGGCGCGAAGCGCCTCGTTGA
- a CDS encoding RNA polymerase sigma factor codes for MTHDMVSALRPLLAAEASAEAYAYGAEPSDLEQAVWLRLLERLDSDGPPSDPHNWLRRAVRSEARRSRRTARVERPYGDQPAADAGPGPEQLALTAARHRALRDAVRRLPGRCPSLLEALLSPKDLTYREIAGELGISQGSLGPERSRCLGCLRRLLTPEVAAGEGRG; via the coding sequence ATGACCCACGACATGGTTTCCGCCCTGCGCCCCCTGCTCGCCGCCGAGGCCTCCGCGGAGGCATATGCCTACGGTGCCGAGCCGAGCGACCTTGAACAGGCGGTCTGGCTCCGCCTCCTGGAACGACTCGACTCCGACGGCCCGCCGAGCGACCCGCACAACTGGCTCCGCCGGGCCGTCCGCTCCGAGGCCCGCCGCAGCCGCCGTACCGCCCGCGTCGAGCGGCCGTACGGCGATCAGCCCGCGGCCGACGCCGGACCGGGCCCCGAGCAGCTCGCACTCACCGCCGCCCGGCACCGCGCCCTGCGGGACGCGGTGCGCCGGCTGCCCGGCCGCTGCCCGAGCCTGCTGGAGGCGCTGCTGTCGCCCAAGGACCTCACCTACCGGGAAATCGCGGGGGAGTTGGGTATCTCACAGGGAAGTCTTGGTCCGGAACGTTCCAGATGCCTGGGATGTCTCCGTCGTTTGCTGACGCCGGAGGTTGCGGCGGGGGAAGGGCGGGGATAG
- a CDS encoding MFS transporter, which yields MTSTLQPAHATEEERRPGRWLALSVLVLAVLLVAVDATVLGLATPYISEDLKPSGNQLLWIGDVYSFVIAGLLVSMGSLGDRIGRKRLLLIGATAFGAVSVLNAYATTPELMILARALLGVAGATLMPATLALIRNLFHDRRERSLAIGIWGATASAGTAVGPVVGGFLLEHFWWGSVFLINLPVMAVLVLVGIKLLPESRNPAPGPWDLRSVVLSLVGMVGIVYGIKEAASHGFSWPPLGAAALGAAALYGFVHRQLTLPTPLLDMRLFRDRGFSGAVLADLLTILGLSGLVFFLSQYLQLVQGRGPLEAGLAELPAAIGAVVAGLLAGSAARRYSVRAVVSGGLAAIGLALAALTVVEPSTGYPLLGTALLVVGVGAGLSFTVTSDVILAGVPKEQAGAAAAVSETAYELGAALGIALLGSIVTGAYRNFTAPPGTPAEAHESLGGAVETARTLPTQTGDALLNAAREAFTDGIALAAGAGAVVLLAAAAAAWFLLKGQRLEGRADHV from the coding sequence ATGACCAGCACCCTGCAGCCGGCCCACGCGACGGAGGAAGAGAGGCGTCCGGGCCGCTGGCTCGCGCTGTCCGTCCTCGTGCTGGCCGTGCTGCTGGTGGCCGTCGACGCGACCGTCCTCGGTCTCGCGACCCCCTACATCAGTGAGGACCTGAAGCCGTCCGGCAACCAGTTGCTGTGGATAGGCGACGTCTACTCGTTCGTCATCGCGGGCCTGCTCGTCTCCATGGGCAGCCTCGGTGACCGCATCGGCCGTAAGCGGCTGCTGCTCATCGGCGCGACCGCGTTCGGCGCGGTGTCCGTCCTCAACGCCTACGCGACGACACCGGAGTTGATGATCCTGGCGCGGGCGCTGCTCGGTGTCGCGGGCGCGACCCTGATGCCGGCCACGCTCGCCCTGATCCGCAACCTCTTCCACGACCGGCGCGAACGCAGCCTCGCCATCGGCATCTGGGGCGCCACCGCCTCCGCCGGTACCGCGGTCGGCCCGGTCGTCGGCGGCTTCCTGCTCGAACACTTCTGGTGGGGCTCGGTCTTCCTGATCAACCTGCCCGTGATGGCGGTCCTCGTCCTCGTCGGCATCAAGCTGCTCCCCGAGTCGCGCAACCCGGCGCCGGGCCCGTGGGACCTGCGAAGCGTCGTCCTGTCGCTCGTCGGCATGGTCGGCATCGTGTACGGCATCAAGGAGGCGGCGTCACACGGGTTCTCGTGGCCGCCGCTGGGCGCGGCAGCACTGGGCGCCGCGGCTCTGTACGGCTTCGTACACCGCCAACTCACCCTCCCCACCCCCCTCCTGGACATGCGGCTGTTCCGCGACCGGGGGTTCAGTGGAGCCGTGCTCGCCGACCTGCTGACCATCCTGGGACTGTCCGGGCTGGTGTTCTTCCTCTCGCAGTACCTGCAACTGGTGCAGGGCCGGGGGCCGTTGGAGGCGGGCCTCGCCGAACTGCCCGCGGCGATCGGCGCGGTGGTGGCAGGACTGCTCGCCGGTTCGGCGGCCCGGCGCTACTCGGTACGGGCCGTGGTCTCGGGCGGCCTCGCAGCCATCGGCCTCGCCCTGGCGGCGCTCACCGTGGTGGAGCCGTCCACCGGCTATCCGCTGCTCGGCACCGCGCTGCTGGTCGTGGGTGTCGGCGCGGGCCTCTCCTTCACCGTGACCTCCGACGTCATCCTGGCCGGGGTCCCCAAGGAGCAGGCGGGTGCGGCAGCCGCGGTGTCCGAGACGGCGTACGAACTGGGCGCCGCCCTCGGCATCGCGCTCCTCGGCTCGATCGTCACCGGCGCCTACCGGAACTTCACTGCTCCGCCGGGCACGCCGGCAGAGGCCCACGAGTCACTGGGCGGAGCGGTGGAAACCGCGAGAACCCTGCCGACGCAGACCGGGGATGCCCTGCTGAACGCGGCCCGCGAGGCCTTCACCGACGGCATAGCCCTGGCAGCGGGCGCGGGCGCGGTGGTCCTACTGGCAGCGGCGGCAGCGGCCTGGTTCCTGCTGAAGGGACAACGCCTGGAAGGCCGGGCAGACCACGTTTAG
- a CDS encoding GNAT family N-acetyltransferase, which yields MTSTFPNISISTERLVLRPLDEDDIPALAEMMNDEQVAAWTDVPQPFTEDAARTWINEYAPAERTEGRGLDFAVTEFLTQRLVGVVQLSKTNWHIRSTELSYVIAPWARGEGYASEAALATSQWVLGDQKFERVELRTAADNTASQQVAQKIGCISEGVLRGACIAHVRTEDGTWTDVRTDFIVWSLLPEDLEGAGEELADSSGFTSYSDWN from the coding sequence ATGACGAGCACCTTCCCCAACATCTCCATCAGCACGGAGCGGTTGGTGCTGCGCCCTCTCGACGAGGACGACATCCCCGCACTGGCCGAGATGATGAACGACGAACAGGTCGCTGCCTGGACCGACGTACCCCAGCCCTTCACCGAGGACGCGGCCCGCACCTGGATCAACGAGTACGCGCCCGCCGAGCGCACCGAGGGCCGTGGCCTCGACTTCGCCGTCACCGAGTTCCTCACCCAGCGCCTGGTCGGCGTCGTCCAGCTGTCCAAGACGAACTGGCACATCCGCTCCACCGAACTGTCGTACGTCATCGCCCCCTGGGCGCGCGGCGAGGGCTACGCCTCAGAGGCCGCGCTCGCCACCTCCCAATGGGTGCTCGGCGACCAGAAGTTCGAGCGCGTCGAGCTGCGCACGGCCGCCGACAACACCGCCTCCCAGCAGGTCGCCCAGAAGATCGGCTGTATCAGCGAGGGTGTCCTGAGGGGCGCCTGTATAGCGCACGTCCGGACCGAGGACGGCACCTGGACCGACGTACGCACCGACTTCATCGTGTGGAGCCTCCTCCCCGAGGACCTCGAAGGAGCGGGCGAGGAACTGGCCGACTCCAGCGGTTTCACGTCGTACTCCGACTGGAACTGA
- the cobT gene encoding nicotinate-nucleotide--dimethylbenzimidazole phosphoribosyltransferase: protein MTDTGQVPAEGLPESAGMVEQPGVAAHGAYTYLSETTAEDEDLLLLPGAQSAWGNEVAPPVPAPVVEAVHEPGPHETGGRDSGSVDLSAVRLATQAPVAQATAPVAPRRPLHLGPPTPDASTSPVRSLADRGPAGMPAPVRQFGTPTQAPVPEYLDAAPLLAEAAPQGAAPWGAQAQTHTAVQAAPAPPPVSETAHPAEAVIPVQAETLIPEPAVEAAEIPDPAEPDPALQETTPDASYEGPEGAYETPEPAAPSPETVYAFEAPLIPDPAVAVPAPGGPEAGVASPADPSAPEVAQAPQETEDAVPQPEDALIVVPEAEPVPAAPIVLPDAQLPQDTPMAPEAHFAPEPHPETAPQVAPQTAPESEPQAGDGDPDAHVEAPGIPVDEFPTPPVATAPPVDHLVDPASQLADATVVQMTEYAPPAEPQPQPQAQAEAVAEEAPAPVLESAGHAPVESQISPVAEAPAVPEPEPEPVPVPVPELAPAAPSDHAPAPAEPALPAEAPAAAPTEEPVVFAEPQAAEPVDPPQLSAEPLLVEPLPAEPVAQFVPVDGTVPIAPHLAPTPPHGLVLVPEDEHVAETGPATETAPGAPQPEPAQPTEPEYPEPTAPEAVTEADVPAPDLAPVILIEEPEAVPDPVADPEPDGVQVAQQAEDLDTRVAEQEESGAAVGDVRESPGPAAPGYDDAEREAVLKVMRERRDIRNGFRSDPIPHDVLLRVLEAAHTAPSVGHSQPWDFVVIRSAETRGTMHELAARQREAYAKSLPKGRAKQFKELKIEAILDTPVNIVVTADPTRGGRHTLGRHTQPQMAPYSSALAVENLWLAARAEGLGVGWVSFFDEREMVRTLGLPEHLEVVAYLCVGYVDEFPEEPELMQAGWSKRRPLSWVVHEETYGRRALPGEEPHDLLAETVANIRPLDAKALGEAWERQKRMTKPAGALGMLEIISAQLSGLSRMCPPPIPEPAAVAIFAGDHGVHAQGVTPWPQEVTAQMVANFLGGGAVCNAFANQVGAEVCVIDVGVASDLPATPGLLPRKIRAGTSDMTTGLAMTREEARAAIEVGIETARDLVAAGNKALLTGEMGIANTTASAALISVFTDTDPAEVTGRGTGINDETLARKTEVVRRAIDFHQPDPADPIGVLAAIGGFEHAAMVGLLLGGASLRTPVILDGVSAGAAALVARAIAPEVLAACIAGHRSAEPGHVAALNKLGLRPLVDLDLRLGEGTGALLALPLVQSTARAMHEVATFDSAGVTEK, encoded by the coding sequence ATGACCGACACCGGCCAGGTCCCGGCCGAGGGACTGCCGGAGAGCGCAGGCATGGTGGAACAGCCGGGCGTCGCCGCGCACGGTGCGTACACCTACCTCTCCGAGACCACCGCTGAGGACGAAGACCTGCTGCTGCTCCCGGGCGCCCAGAGCGCGTGGGGCAACGAGGTCGCGCCACCCGTCCCGGCGCCCGTCGTCGAGGCCGTGCATGAGCCCGGCCCGCACGAGACCGGTGGCCGCGACAGCGGCTCGGTCGACCTGAGCGCCGTCCGGCTGGCGACCCAGGCCCCCGTCGCCCAGGCGACGGCGCCGGTCGCGCCCCGCCGCCCGCTGCACCTCGGCCCGCCGACCCCCGACGCCTCCACGAGCCCGGTCCGCTCCCTCGCCGACCGGGGCCCGGCGGGCATGCCGGCACCGGTACGCCAGTTCGGTACGCCCACACAGGCCCCCGTTCCCGAATACCTCGACGCGGCGCCTCTGCTCGCCGAAGCGGCCCCGCAGGGCGCCGCTCCCTGGGGCGCCCAGGCCCAGACGCACACAGCGGTGCAGGCCGCCCCGGCCCCGCCGCCGGTGAGCGAGACGGCACACCCTGCGGAAGCGGTTATTCCGGTTCAGGCCGAGACCCTGATCCCCGAGCCGGCCGTCGAGGCGGCCGAGATCCCGGACCCGGCAGAGCCCGACCCGGCGCTCCAGGAGACAACTCCGGACGCGTCGTACGAGGGGCCGGAGGGCGCCTACGAGACGCCCGAGCCCGCTGCTCCCTCGCCGGAGACCGTGTACGCCTTCGAGGCTCCCCTGATCCCGGACCCCGCCGTGGCGGTACCGGCCCCCGGGGGCCCCGAGGCCGGCGTCGCCTCCCCGGCTGATCCCTCGGCCCCCGAGGTGGCGCAGGCTCCGCAGGAGACCGAGGACGCGGTGCCGCAGCCCGAGGACGCCCTGATCGTCGTACCCGAGGCGGAACCTGTACCGGCCGCGCCGATCGTCCTACCGGACGCGCAGCTCCCGCAGGACACCCCGATGGCGCCGGAGGCTCACTTCGCCCCCGAGCCCCACCCGGAGACGGCCCCGCAGGTCGCCCCCCAGACCGCCCCCGAGAGTGAGCCGCAGGCAGGGGACGGGGACCCTGACGCACACGTCGAGGCCCCGGGCATCCCCGTGGACGAGTTCCCGACTCCGCCCGTCGCGACGGCACCCCCGGTCGACCACCTCGTGGACCCGGCGTCCCAACTCGCGGACGCCACCGTCGTACAGATGACGGAGTACGCCCCGCCTGCGGAGCCCCAGCCCCAGCCCCAGGCCCAGGCCGAGGCCGTAGCGGAGGAAGCGCCCGCTCCCGTCCTGGAGAGCGCCGGGCACGCCCCTGTCGAGTCGCAGATCTCGCCGGTCGCGGAAGCACCGGCAGTACCCGAACCCGAACCCGAACCGGTACCCGTACCCGTACCCGAACTCGCACCGGCCGCCCCGAGCGACCATGCACCCGCTCCGGCCGAGCCCGCGCTCCCGGCCGAGGCACCCGCTGCGGCTCCCACCGAGGAGCCCGTCGTGTTCGCCGAGCCGCAGGCAGCCGAGCCGGTCGACCCGCCCCAACTGTCGGCCGAGCCGCTCCTGGTCGAGCCCCTGCCGGCCGAGCCGGTAGCCCAGTTCGTCCCCGTCGACGGCACCGTGCCCATCGCCCCGCACCTGGCCCCGACGCCCCCGCACGGCCTCGTCCTGGTGCCGGAGGACGAGCACGTGGCTGAGACCGGGCCCGCTACGGAGACCGCCCCAGGCGCTCCGCAGCCGGAGCCGGCACAGCCCACTGAGCCCGAGTACCCGGAACCAACGGCCCCGGAAGCAGTGACGGAGGCCGATGTCCCGGCCCCCGACCTGGCGCCGGTGATCCTCATCGAGGAACCCGAAGCGGTCCCTGACCCGGTCGCCGACCCCGAGCCCGATGGCGTACAGGTGGCCCAGCAGGCGGAGGACCTGGACACCAGGGTCGCCGAGCAGGAGGAGAGCGGGGCCGCGGTGGGAGACGTACGAGAGTCCCCCGGCCCGGCAGCTCCCGGCTACGACGACGCCGAGCGCGAGGCCGTGCTCAAGGTGATGCGTGAGCGCCGGGACATCCGCAACGGCTTCCGCAGCGACCCGATCCCGCACGACGTACTGCTGCGCGTGCTGGAGGCGGCCCACACGGCGCCGTCCGTCGGCCACTCGCAGCCCTGGGACTTCGTCGTGATCCGCTCGGCGGAGACCCGCGGCACGATGCACGAACTGGCCGCGCGGCAGCGGGAGGCATACGCCAAGTCGCTGCCCAAGGGCCGGGCGAAGCAGTTCAAGGAACTGAAGATCGAGGCCATCCTCGACACTCCCGTGAACATCGTCGTGACCGCCGACCCGACCCGGGGCGGGCGCCACACCCTCGGTCGGCACACCCAGCCGCAGATGGCCCCCTATTCCTCCGCACTCGCGGTCGAGAACCTGTGGCTCGCCGCCCGCGCCGAGGGCCTCGGCGTGGGCTGGGTCAGTTTCTTCGACGAGCGCGAGATGGTCCGGACGCTGGGCCTGCCCGAGCACCTGGAAGTCGTGGCCTACCTCTGCGTCGGCTACGTCGACGAGTTCCCGGAGGAGCCCGAGCTGATGCAGGCGGGCTGGTCCAAGCGCCGCCCCCTGTCGTGGGTCGTGCACGAGGAGACGTACGGCCGTCGGGCGCTGCCCGGTGAGGAGCCGCACGACCTGCTCGCCGAGACCGTCGCCAACATCCGCCCGCTGGACGCCAAGGCGCTCGGCGAGGCGTGGGAACGCCAGAAGCGCATGACGAAGCCGGCGGGCGCGCTCGGCATGCTGGAGATCATCTCCGCGCAGTTGTCGGGGCTGTCCCGCATGTGCCCGCCCCCGATCCCGGAACCCGCGGCGGTCGCGATCTTCGCCGGCGACCACGGAGTGCACGCCCAGGGCGTCACCCCCTGGCCGCAGGAGGTGACCGCCCAGATGGTCGCCAACTTCCTCGGTGGCGGCGCGGTCTGCAACGCCTTCGCGAACCAGGTGGGCGCCGAGGTCTGCGTCATCGACGTGGGCGTGGCCTCGGACCTGCCCGCCACCCCCGGCCTGCTGCCGCGCAAGATCCGCGCCGGCACGTCCGACATGACGACCGGCCTCGCGATGACCCGCGAGGAGGCCAGGGCGGCCATCGAGGTCGGCATCGAGACGGCCCGAGACCTGGTGGCAGCCGGCAACAAGGCCCTGCTCACGGGTGAGATGGGCATCGCGAACACCACGGCGTCGGCGGCCCTGATCTCCGTCTTCACGGACACGGACCCCGCCGAGGTCACGGGCCGGGGCACCGGCATCAACGACGAGACCCTTGCCCGCAAGACCGAGGTCGTCCGCCGTGCCATCGACTTCCACCAGCCGGACCCGGCCGACCCGATCGGCGTCCTGGCGGCGATCGGCGGCTTCGAACACGCGGCCATGGTCGGCCTGCTCCTCGGCGGTGCCTCACTCCGTACGCCGGTGATCCTGGACGGCGTCAGCGCCGGCGCCGCCGCCCTGGTGGCCCGCGCGATCGCCCCCGAGGTCCTGGCCGCGTGCATCGCGGGTCACCGCAGCGCGGAACCGGGTCACGTGGCGGCCCTGAACAAGCTGGGCCTGCGCCCCCTGGTCGACCTGGACCTCCGCCTGGGCGAGGGCACGGGCGCATTGCTGGCCCTCCCACTGGTCCAGAGCACGGCGAGGGCCATGCACGAGGTGGCGACGTTCGACTCGGCGGGGGTCACGGAGAAATAG
- a CDS encoding TetR/AcrR family transcriptional regulator encodes MAVDREHVLRSAAALLTRKSTSTMDEVAKAAGISRATLHRHFAGRDALVRALESLGIAECEAALDAARLEEGAASDAVRRLVREIEPAAGLLSFLYTENQLFEGEEQNEGWARTDARISALFRRGQGNGEFRIDLTPAWLTEALFGLLASGAWMVQSGKGAPKDFHHMIVELLLGGALRREES; translated from the coding sequence ATGGCCGTCGACCGTGAACACGTGCTGCGCAGCGCAGCCGCCCTCCTCACCCGGAAATCCACGTCCACGATGGACGAGGTCGCCAAGGCGGCCGGGATCAGCCGGGCCACGCTGCACCGCCACTTCGCCGGCCGCGACGCGCTCGTACGAGCACTCGAGTCACTCGGTATCGCGGAGTGCGAGGCCGCACTGGACGCCGCCCGCCTGGAGGAGGGCGCGGCGAGCGATGCCGTTCGACGCCTCGTTCGCGAGATCGAGCCCGCCGCCGGGTTGCTCAGCTTCCTCTACACGGAGAACCAGCTGTTCGAGGGCGAGGAGCAGAACGAGGGCTGGGCCCGGACCGACGCCCGTATCTCCGCGCTGTTCCGGCGCGGACAGGGAAACGGCGAGTTCCGCATCGACCTGACGCCCGCCTGGCTCACCGAAGCCCTGTTCGGCCTGCTGGCCTCCGGAGCCTGGATGGTGCAGAGCGGCAAGGGCGCCCCGAAGGACTTCCACCACATGATCGTCGAACTGTTGCTCGGCGGCGCGCTACGGAGAGAGGAATCATGA
- a CDS encoding GNAT family N-acetyltransferase produces MGMSVTISVATERDAEQIFRLQYLCFQSEAALYGNYRIDPLLQTLDSVREEVGADCVYVARLGEEVVGSVRGTPNPDGTASIGKLCVHPRLQGHGIGARLLRAAESALAEERGAKRFRLSTGHRSDKGLRLYRRVGYETVGTDKGTDGVPMIILEKQAGTYAATA; encoded by the coding sequence ATGGGCATGAGCGTGACCATCTCCGTGGCGACTGAACGGGACGCCGAGCAGATCTTCCGGCTGCAGTACCTGTGCTTCCAGAGCGAGGCCGCTCTGTACGGCAACTACCGGATCGACCCGCTCCTCCAGACCCTGGACTCCGTCCGGGAGGAAGTCGGCGCGGACTGCGTCTACGTGGCGCGGCTGGGCGAGGAGGTGGTCGGCTCGGTGCGCGGCACGCCGAACCCCGACGGCACGGCGTCCATCGGCAAGCTCTGTGTCCACCCCCGCCTCCAGGGTCACGGCATCGGCGCCCGCCTCCTGCGCGCCGCCGAGTCGGCGCTCGCCGAGGAGCGCGGCGCCAAGAGGTTCCGCCTCAGCACGGGCCACCGCAGCGACAAGGGCCTGCGCCTGTACCGCCGGGTCGGCTACGAGACGGTAGGCACCGACAAGGGCACCGACGGCGTACCGATGATCATCCTGGAGAAGCAGGCGGGTACTTACGCAGCGACGGCGTGA